Proteins from a single region of Thunnus albacares chromosome 16, fThuAlb1.1, whole genome shotgun sequence:
- the LOC122965556 gene encoding uncharacterized protein LOC122965556 produces MVEFTRIQMLFLILVLQFSDITGQYSSFTVRVGDEVTLHCENVTTDQDKCDRTTWIFSRSRNTATVELIKFGQIGEEAKVKSDRLSVTANCSLVIKKVTVEDAGSYFCRQYKSGQKQGLDSQVYLSVVTMTEHKNNNEVTLNCSVLTYDGRCRHRVKWAYQGKDVDKDNNDLKTSQSTCSATVSFLTSHYIYTSNYKLLKCNVTDLYNRKVQLCNISPQLSCEKPGVAETTTEPETTTSTTQEGGGKSRWLYVLLAVVLVALLIIVVVLIRRKRAKVNKTQMDDSTGLSLNPAETQPAPETSQDTDDPEGGVSYASISYTRKTDSKTRVRGKDDADEDDAVTYSTVKASSPSAAASTNPSSLYATVS; encoded by the exons atGGTTGAATTCACACGGattcaaatgttgtttctgATACTGGTGCTTCAGTTTTcag ACATAACTGGACAATAttcctccttcactgtcagAGTTGGAGATGAAGTTACTTTgcattgtgaaaatgtgacgACTGATCAGGATAAATGTGACAGAACTACCTGGATCTTCAGTCGTtcaagaaacacagcaacagtAGAGCTGATTAAATTTGGGCAGATTGGTGAAGAAGCCAAAGttaaatcagacagactgagtgttacagcgaactgttctctggttataaagaaGGTCACAGTTGAAGATGCTGGTAGTTACTTCTGCAGACAGTACAAATCAGGGCAAAAACAAGGTCTAGACTCTCaggtttatctgtctgttgttacca tGACTGAACATAAGAACAATAATGAGGTGACGTTAAACTGCTCTGTGTTGACATATGATGGACGGTGCAGACACAGAGTGAAGTGGGCGTATCAGGGTAAAGATGTGGACAAAGATAACAACGACTTGAAGACATCACAGTCTACCTGTTCAGCCACTGTGTCCTTCCTGACTTCTCATTATATTTACACATCAAATTATAAGTTATTGAAGTGTAACGTCACAGATCTCTACAATAGAAAAGTGCAGCTGTGTAACATCAGTCCTCAGTTGTCATGTGAGAAACCAG GTGTggctgaaacaacaacagaaccTGAAACAACGACATCAACAACACAAGAAG GCGGTGGAAAAAGCAGGTGGTTGTACGTCCTTCTGGCTGTGGTTTTAGTAGCACTGTTGATAATTGTTGTGGTACTCATCAGACGGAAGAGAGCTAAAg tgaacaaaacacagatggatgacaGCACT GGACTGAGCTTAAACCCTGCAGAGACTCAGCCTGCTCCAGAAACCAGTCAGGACACG GATGATCCTGAAGGTGGTGTTTCCTACGCCTCCATCAGCTACACAAGGAAGACCGACAGTAAAACCCGG GTTCGGGGCAAAGATGAtgctgatgaagatgatgcagTGACTTACAGCACTGTAAAAGCTTCCTCCCCTTCTGCTGCAGCCTCCACTAATCCCAGCAGCCTCTATGCTACCGTCAGCtaa